In the Populus trichocarpa isolate Nisqually-1 chromosome 1, P.trichocarpa_v4.1, whole genome shotgun sequence genome, one interval contains:
- the LOC7463874 gene encoding uncharacterized protein LOC7463874 gives MVGPPRHLLLPIILTSIGAVILFSLHQSTHPIPNPDFIPINTLIKTPNPQFTPQDFTFLIKVLAFNRLDSLSRCLNSLSAANYGGDTVHLHIHIDHFALTNEPINVIDKKLEESRKVLNFIDGFDWKFGNKVVHYRTNNVGLQAQWLEAWWPSSDHEFAFIVEDDLEVSPLFYKFVRGLIVNYYYNASNFSPSVYGASLQRPRFVPGKHGNKIHLDSETHLFLYQLVGTWGQILFPKPWKEFRLWYDLHKSKGIKPFLDGMVTNGWYKRMGERIWTPWFIKFIYSRGYFNIYTNFQHERALSVSHRDAGVNYGKTAGPDSQLLDGSSLDFNLLEMQPLSNLKWYDYCFREVLSGRIGRTLDEVGSILRTVQKDRSVLLVTIFGESGTITRNMLCHLERLNIRNYILIGPGSDFLFDLARRGHPVIDADQFFNYLRAQRVMGFQHSSAELMKNVLVNGYVIKKCLEDGYDSLTVDANVLFLSKVQEFINPSSDMCAGKSLGFFFVRSSSSAQEIWADLLKKVAATIGKGSLQGESTNFVYIVVKFLEQNGAGILRVDEASIGIQIRANAFNQSSLEAGKKMVYWSTDTSLDLIQRRLQELSLWVVDGDSSCTAVVCHVS, from the exons ATGGTAGGCCCACCAAGACACTTACTTCTTCCCATCATTCTCACCTCCATTGGTGCCGTCATCCTGTTCTCCCTCCACCAATCCACTCACCCCATCCCTAACCCTGATTTCATCCCAATCAACACCTTAATCAAGACCCCAAATCCCCAATTCACTCCTCAAGATTTCACGTTCCTAATCAAAGTTCTTGCCTTCAACCGCCTAGACTCACTCTCCAGGTGCCTTAACTCCCTCTCCGCCGCCAACTACGGCGGAGACACTGTCCATCTCCACATCCACATTGACCACTTTGCTCTCACCAATGAACCCATCAACGTTATAGATAAAAAACTTGAGGAATCGCGAAAAGTTTTGAACTTTATTGATGGGTTTGATTGGAAATTTGGAAACAAAGTGGTGCATTATAGGACTAATAATGTTGGGTTGCAAGCTCAATGGCTAGAAGCTTGGTGGCCAAGTTCAGATCATGAATTTGCGTTTATTGTGGAGGATGATTTGGAAGTTTCGCCGCTGTTTTATAAATTTGTGAGGGGTTTGATTGTTAATTACTATTACAATGCGTCGAATTTTAGTCCTTCTGTCTATGGCGCTTCACTTCAGCGTCCAAGGTTTGTCCCAG GTAAACatggaaacaaaatacatttggATAGTGAAACACATCTTTTCTTGTACCAATTGGTTGGTACTTGGGGTCAGATTCTCTTTCCGAAACCTTGGAAAGAGTTTAGGTTGTGGTATGATCTGCACAAGTCCAAGGGCATCAAGCCATTTCTTGATGGAATG GTGACTAATGGGTGGTACAAAAGGATGGGAGAAAGAATCTGGACTCCTTGGTTCATTAAATTCATCTACTCTAGAGGTTATTTTAATATCTACACAAATTTTCAGCATGAGAGAGCACTCAGTGTCTCTCACAGGGATGCTGGTGTTAACTATGGGAAAACTGCTGGGCCTGACTCCCAATTATTGGACGGAAGTTCTCTTGACTTCAACTTACTGGAAATGCAACCACTGAGTAATCTGAAATGGTATGATTACTGCTTTAGAGAAGTTCTTTCTGGAAGGATTGGAAGGACCTTGGATGAAGTTGGGTCTATTCTTCGGACTGTGCAGAAAGATCGGAGTGTTCTGCTTGTGACTATATTTGGGGAATCAGGCACAATCACGAGGAACATGCTTTGCCACTTGGAGAGGCTAAATATAAGGAACTATATATTGATAGGCCCTGGGTCTGACTTTCTATTTGATCTTGCTAGAAGAGGGCATCCTGTGATTGATGCTGACCAGTTTTTCAATTATCTCAGAGCACAGAGAGTAATGGGATTTCAACACTCCAGTGCAGAGCTGATGAAGAACGTTTTAGTGAATGGTTATGTAATCAAGAAGTGTTTAGAAGATGGGTATGATTCTTTGACAGTGGATGCAAACGTGCTTTTCCTCAGTAAAGTTCAAGAGTTCATTAATCCTTCCAGTGACATGTGTGCTGGGAAGAGCTTgggatttttctttgttaggaGCTCTTCTTCTGCTCAAGAAATTTGGGCTGATCTCCTGAAGAAGGTAGCTGCCACAATAGGTAAGGGTTCGTTACAGGGAGAGAGCACAAATTTTGTATACATTGTGGTGAAATTCTTGGAACAGAATGGTGCAGGAATTCTCAGGGTTGATGAGGCAAGCATTGGCATCCAGATTCGTGCCAATGCTTTTAACCAATCATCTTTGGAGGCTGGGAAGAAAATGGTTTATTGGTCTACAGACACAAGTTTGGATTTGATTCAAAGGCGGCTTCAAGAATTGAGTTTGTGGGTTGTAGATGGTGACTCTTCTTGCACTGCTGTTGTTTGTCATGTGTCATAG